In Aminobacterium sp. MB27-C1, a single genomic region encodes these proteins:
- a CDS encoding nucleotide sugar dehydrogenase → MTLLQKIQSKTASVGVIGLGYVGLPLAVEKAKAGFHVTGFDIQSEKVEKVNKGENYIGDIIPQELKDLVASGHLRATSDFVDIGKCDVIAICVPTPLDVFKQPDLSFVVSSAKSVAAHIHKEMLIVLESTTYPGTTEEVLLPLFEEKGLKVGEDFYLAFSPERVDPGNHLYKTKNTPKVVGGCTPLCTEHAKALYEAVLNAPVFAVSSPKEAEMTKILENTFRIVNCALANEMAIVCEKMGINVWEVINAAATKPFGFVPFYPGPGVGGHCIPIDPFYLTYKARAYDYHTRLIELAGEINDSMPEHVVERLMNLLNEQAKPLKNSTVLLCGVAYKGDIDDLRESPALKIWQLLERKEAIVSYYDPCCPSVMWNGKKVLSTPLTKEVIQKADVVIITTAHKENVDYQLIAKNAQLIFDTKNILSQVLNIKPEALETLHIL, encoded by the coding sequence ATGACGTTACTTCAAAAAATTCAATCAAAAACTGCTTCTGTTGGTGTTATTGGCCTTGGTTATGTTGGCCTTCCTTTAGCAGTTGAAAAAGCAAAAGCCGGATTTCACGTAACTGGTTTTGATATTCAATCGGAGAAGGTCGAGAAAGTAAACAAGGGAGAAAACTACATAGGGGATATTATTCCCCAAGAGCTTAAAGATTTAGTCGCTTCGGGGCACTTGCGTGCTACCAGTGATTTTGTTGATATTGGCAAATGTGACGTCATTGCCATTTGTGTACCTACTCCATTAGATGTATTTAAACAGCCAGATCTTTCTTTTGTGGTGAGTTCTGCAAAGTCTGTTGCTGCCCACATACATAAAGAAATGCTTATAGTTTTAGAATCAACAACATATCCTGGCACAACAGAAGAAGTGCTTTTACCTCTGTTTGAAGAAAAAGGTTTAAAAGTAGGTGAAGACTTTTATTTAGCTTTTTCTCCAGAGCGCGTTGACCCCGGGAACCACTTATATAAAACTAAAAACACGCCTAAAGTTGTTGGTGGATGCACACCCTTATGCACAGAACATGCAAAGGCTTTATACGAAGCAGTACTCAATGCTCCTGTTTTTGCTGTTTCTTCTCCTAAAGAAGCAGAGATGACGAAAATTCTTGAAAATACATTCCGTATTGTTAACTGCGCTCTAGCTAACGAAATGGCTATAGTATGCGAAAAAATGGGTATTAATGTTTGGGAAGTTATTAATGCTGCTGCCACAAAACCCTTTGGCTTTGTTCCTTTCTACCCTGGGCCTGGAGTCGGTGGGCATTGTATTCCCATAGACCCTTTCTACCTAACTTATAAAGCAAGGGCTTATGATTACCATACTCGTCTTATTGAACTCGCGGGAGAAATTAACGACTCTATGCCTGAACACGTTGTAGAACGGCTTATGAACCTTCTTAACGAACAGGCTAAGCCCCTAAAAAACAGCACTGTTCTTCTTTGTGGTGTAGCTTATAAGGGAGATATTGACGACCTTCGAGAATCTCCAGCCCTAAAGATTTGGCAGCTTCTTGAAAGAAAGGAAGCTATCGTTAGTTATTATGACCCTTGTTGCCCCTCTGTAATGTGGAATGGCAAAAAAGTACTTTCTACACCTCTTACAAAAGAAGTTATACAAAAAGCAGATGTAGTAATCATCACAACAGCTCATAAAGAAAATGTTGATTATCAGCTTATTGCAAAGAATGCTCAATTAATCTTCGATACTAAGAATATTTTGAGTCAGGTTCTTAATATAAAACCAGAAGCATTAGAAACTTTGCATATTTTATAA
- a CDS encoding acyltransferase gives MENSKYKLISPQAQIGTNVSLGHNVIIESNVVIEDNVEIGHNVIIHSGVHIESFCKIMDNVVLGKKPAKASLSATTGEERELPPLILGKAVTIGAGCIVYRSAVLHDQVFVGDMASIREDVEIGEFTIIGRGVTVENKVSIGRKCKIETEAYITAMSTIEDYCFIAPEVTFTNDNFLGRTEERKKYFAGPILRRGARIGANATLLPGLEIGEDALIAAGSIVTKNVPPRVIVAGTPARYLRDVPEEQLIENQIFFDK, from the coding sequence ATGGAGAATAGTAAATATAAATTAATCTCTCCTCAGGCACAAATAGGTACAAATGTATCTTTAGGCCACAACGTCATCATAGAATCAAATGTCGTTATAGAAGACAACGTTGAAATCGGGCATAATGTCATCATTCATTCAGGTGTACATATAGAAAGCTTCTGTAAGATAATGGATAACGTCGTTTTAGGCAAAAAACCGGCAAAGGCCTCTCTTTCTGCTACAACAGGTGAAGAACGAGAACTACCTCCTCTTATTTTGGGAAAAGCCGTTACTATTGGAGCCGGATGTATTGTTTATCGAAGCGCTGTTCTTCACGATCAAGTTTTTGTCGGTGATATGGCTTCTATTCGAGAAGATGTCGAAATAGGTGAGTTCACTATTATTGGACGAGGCGTTACCGTTGAAAATAAGGTTTCTATTGGTCGAAAATGCAAAATAGAAACAGAAGCATACATAACAGCTATGTCAACTATAGAAGATTATTGTTTTATTGCCCCTGAAGTAACTTTTACAAATGATAATTTTCTTGGGCGAACGGAAGAACGTAAAAAGTATTTTGCAGGCCCTATCCTTCGTCGTGGGGCACGAATAGGAGCCAACGCAACCTTGTTACCTGGTCTAGAAATAGGGGAAGACGCTCTAATAGCAGCTGGATCTATTGTTACAAAAAATGTTCCGCCTCGGGTTATCGTTGCCGGAACACCTGCTAGATACTTACGAGACGTTCCAGAAGAACAGCTTATAGAAAATCAAATCTTTTTTGATAAATAG
- a CDS encoding glycosyltransferase family 4 protein — MGKRICHITTVHSANDTRIFIKECQSLSQSGYEVFLIAPETSMPLSDVSVNINFIPKEHSRFLRLARGQWHALKEALKLKASLYHFHDPELILMGLILKLMGKKVVYDVHEDLPRQILTKGWLPLWSRKIVASIAEFIEWVGTKFFDGVIVVTPLIQKRFPSYKTILVQNFPLLGELASIETKNYANRHPYFAYIGGITTIRGISEMIKAIEHIESTHVKLILGGKFSPESLYEQVKSLKGWKKVQYEGFVSRGKVVQILEEARAGLVLFHPVPNHISAQPNKLFEYMSASIPVIASDFPLWRQIIEGAQCGLLVNPLCPQEIAEAMEWILNHPNEAEKMGENGLKAVQNTYNWEKEKEKLLAFYKKLLGEGA; from the coding sequence ATGGGAAAAAGAATCTGTCACATTACAACCGTGCACTCTGCAAACGATACTCGAATTTTTATAAAAGAATGCCAATCATTGAGTCAGTCAGGCTATGAAGTGTTTCTGATTGCCCCAGAAACTTCTATGCCTCTATCAGACGTTTCTGTGAATATAAACTTCATACCCAAAGAACATAGTCGTTTTCTCCGTCTGGCACGTGGTCAATGGCATGCACTAAAAGAAGCTCTTAAATTAAAAGCATCTCTTTATCATTTTCATGATCCTGAACTTATCCTTATGGGGCTTATACTTAAACTTATGGGGAAAAAGGTAGTATACGACGTGCATGAAGACCTTCCTCGCCAAATATTAACAAAAGGTTGGCTTCCGCTATGGAGTCGAAAAATTGTTGCTTCTATAGCTGAATTTATTGAATGGGTAGGAACAAAATTTTTTGATGGAGTAATCGTCGTAACTCCATTAATACAAAAACGTTTTCCTTCTTACAAAACGATATTAGTTCAAAATTTCCCACTACTAGGAGAATTGGCTTCTATAGAGACTAAAAATTATGCAAATCGACATCCTTATTTTGCCTACATAGGTGGGATAACTACCATTCGCGGCATCAGCGAAATGATAAAAGCAATAGAACACATAGAATCAACTCATGTAAAACTTATACTTGGCGGGAAATTTAGCCCAGAAAGTTTATATGAGCAAGTTAAATCTCTTAAAGGATGGAAAAAGGTACAGTATGAAGGTTTTGTAAGTAGGGGAAAAGTTGTCCAAATACTGGAAGAAGCAAGAGCAGGGCTCGTCCTATTTCACCCAGTTCCCAACCATATTTCAGCGCAACCCAATAAATTATTCGAATATATGTCTGCTAGTATTCCTGTTATAGCGTCAGACTTCCCTTTATGGCGTCAGATCATAGAAGGAGCTCAATGTGGATTACTTGTAAATCCTCTGTGTCCCCAAGAGATTGCCGAGGCAATGGAATGGATTTTAAACCACCCAAATGAGGCAGAAAAAATGGGGGAAAATGGGCTTAAAGCTGTGCAAAACACCTATAATTGGGAAAAAGAAAAGGAGAAGCTTCTGGCTTTTTACAAGAAACTGCTCGGAGAAGGAGCGTAA